The following are encoded in a window of Meriones unguiculatus strain TT.TT164.6M chromosome 13 unlocalized genomic scaffold, Bangor_MerUng_6.1 Chr13_unordered_Scaffold_50, whole genome shotgun sequence genomic DNA:
- the LOC132651359 gene encoding pro-adrenomedullin-like has product MKLVSIILIFLGSLAFLDVDTAQPDASSQWELAWNKWVLSSGKRELQASSTNSSGLTGEEIVLNSTLVPLQDKESTSKSPQASTPSIAHIGFKHYRPMMNPGSPSSPCRLGTCILQKLAQRIYQLTDKSKDAVAPQNKISPQGYGRRHWRSLPEVLQAQTVVSSQEQTQATAASGDGWQQ; this is encoded by the exons atgaagctggtttccatcaTCCTGATATTCCTGGGTTCACTTGCCTTCCTAGATGTGGACACTGCACAGCCAGATGCATCCTCGCA atgggagctggcCTGG AATAAGTGGGTGCTAAGTAGTGGCAAGAGGGAACTGCAGGCATCCAGCACCAATTCCTCGGGACTCACTGGTGAGGAGATAGTTCTTAACTCGACTCTTGTTCCGCTCCAGGACAAGGAGAGCACATCGAAATCCCCACAAGCCAG CACTCCCAGCATAGCCCATATTGGATTCAAACACTACCGCCCTATGATGAACCctggctctcctagctctccatGCCGCTTAGGGACGTGCATACTGCAGAAATTGGCCCAACGGATCTACCAGTTGACAGACAAAAGTAAAGACGCTGTGGCCCCCCAAAACAAGATCAGCCCTCAAGGCTATGGCCGCCGGCACTGGCGTTCCCTGCCAGAGGTCCTCCAGGCCCAGACTGTGGTgtcctcccaagagcagacacaggcaaCAGCAGCCTCCGGGGATGGGTGGCAGCAATGA